The Diabrotica undecimpunctata isolate CICGRU chromosome 3, icDiaUnde3, whole genome shotgun sequence genome includes the window TTGTTctcatattttttacttttttaaacttaATGTCAAAGCTTTTGGAACATGGCCTCAAAAAACGCTAAATTTTCGTTTCCTTATCTAAggattgaaacattttttcagCTTGTATTACATTTTTCTATAGTAAAGATTTATCAAAGGTTTATTAAACATTTACTACAGTTTTAAAGTGTGTTATATGTAATTTTAGTCTTCTAGTACATAAGACTTCAACCCATTTCTTGTAGCTACTGTAGGTACCTACTTACTTTCAAGTCCAAGAGGTAAACGAAGAGAATCAATTCCGTAAGTGATAGGCTTCAATGTCCATATAAAATAAAGGAAAATGAGAATTAGTAACAGTGGCATCAGTAGTCCCCAAGTTAACCTCCAATAGATTCCTACTTTTCTTTTGCTCATAAATTCAATGTCAAGGCACAATCTATCGACACCTAAAAGTTATTAAGTTAAACATTTTACACTTTTAGATTGTCGTAAATTTTTTCGACTAACCATAAATGTATGCGATTACGAATACTTCGCATATAGCACAAACAAATATTACGAATGTTCCACCGAAGAAATCGACGAGATCTAAAGCATATTGTCCAccctaaaagaaaaaatattaataataataaagtgatTAGAAAAAATTCTATTTATTGACGATATTGAAGAGGTACCGAAATCATTCAGTTTGTGGCTAAAATGCACCGAAAAATACTAAAAAGTTTATCGATCCTTGCTTTGATCCTTTTATAGAATGCTAAAAAAGATTTTTCGAATTACTGCACGTGCATTACTGCACGTTACACATCTCATATTACACaataattgtatttttgtatatcttttaacagttttttcttttataagtaCTAACGTGTAATCTTCTATGATCTATTgaccaaaaataaatttttacttaaaaataaaataaaattatctctcTCTATTTTATAAAGTAGTAAGAACTATTGTTCAAAATTACCTGCGTCACATAGATAAGTCCcaccaaaaataatattatggaaGAACACCCTGCAATCTTCCAATCTGGCGTGTAAGGAAGATATTCTTTGATCAAACCGTTCAAGTTTCCGTGCAATCCTTGCAAACTACCTAGTCCCAAAACGAAGAGCATCACGAAGAAGGTTATAGCAAATAACTAAAAATGAAAGCATATTGATTAGGTTTACAATCACATGGATTATTAGCGacgttttaaattagatatattgCCCCatcgccaataatttgtcattatagagtggttgtttaaagcaataacagcgtagacttttaaattatttttgtaaacaacatgtcTATTTATACGCCCGtagaaaaggttcaaataataaaatggttttatggtggtaattctggacaacagtgtgtagatttattttctgtgttttttgaggGGAGACCTCAAATTAACGTCATATACTGTCAATTTTTTGGTTTTCTCAAActaattttatcaaatatttgACCATGTGCCACGGACATAATGTGAACGAAATTCTGGGTAACGAAAGCTGAACAAGGTTatatatacaagctatacgctccCGAAGAAGCTGAAACTGTTTTCCACTTGAAGATCTTTTTTGGGTGGGGGATCATCCCATTCTGatggtatccattccgttataactcttaatgaattgctcttctctcttctcCTTATGTGTCgataccatctaattctttgtgcttttattgttctaactatgttctcttgacccatTCATTCGTGTGTTTggtgattcatccattgtcttgcatcctcttcgttttccgtctttggtcccagtatttttctcttaattttcccttcaaaaattttcaattgctcttcttctcttgctgttaatgtaaaagtttctgcagcatatactactattgaTCTTATGGTCGTTTGGTAGATTTTAATTTCTGTGTTTCGGCTTATCTTcttatttctaaaaattttttaatttctataaaacgTTGTATTTttgcttgaattcttctttttatgtctacactttcatttcttctgttgactagtacCCCCAAATATTTTAATGCTTCAATCTCTTCGAAACCATATGCATCTATTAtcagttctgtcatttgtgtcttctttttcttgcttacgttcatgtattttgttttattttcatttgtttccagTCGTCTCAGCTGAACTGAACAAGCTTAGTTTTTCAAAATGGATATAGAACCATTTAAGTTCCATTGAAGCAGAGAAGTGaatgtaattatttttcaaaagaaTTGACAGATGACTTGGAATCTTCTAACGATGACGTGGTCGCTGCACTACAGTACCTACCATTCGTTTTCTAGATATTAACAGATTTGTTTAAATATACGGTGTGTGTGAGCTATCAGCTACCTGCTTTAATATCTACTTTAAACCCACCAGTTTATTTTTTTAAGCAACAAGAAGGCTATGTGTTTATATATTCATTTATGACTTACCCAAGGTGCAAATGTGAATTTGGAAAGAGCATCCGGATACGATATAAATGCCAAAGCAGTACCTCCACCAGCAGCAATGACTTCACTTGGTGGGATTTTCATTTCGTACGCTAAGTTACCCAGTATACCAAAAATTGTGACACCAGACAGCAAGGAGGTAAAGGTATCCAGAGTTGTTATTATAAAGGCGTCCCTAAAATCAAAATAGTTTATTATCTTCAAGTAAAGTATTAGGAGGTACCTGATGATGTAATGGAGATTGGGGCAAGGGGATGGAGAAGACAGAAACTCGACAGAAAAGGATGGAGGAGTGTTTTGAGGCATGCCAGGACTCACaatgggctgtagcgccaactgatgataaTGAAAGTATTAGGATTGAAGTGGTGTTATAAGAAAAcattacttattttaaaatattatagtcATGGCTTAATCGTTTCGGTTTAAAGACGAAAGATGTCTGGTTTAATTGTTTATTCCATCAGCAGTGCATATTAAGGGGTCTTGAATCGATAGTTCTAAGATAATTTTTATCAGTGACTTACCGATTAATATTGTGACTGAACTTGTTGTATGACGCCAAGGTAACAATGTTGCCAAATCCAACGTTTAATGAAAAGAAACATTGAGTCACAGCTGCATACCatacctaaaataaatatttatgaatgtaatataaattttaaatagcgGCAGAAGAGAACTTGATTTTAAGTATGTAATAGCAGTCATAAATCATTTATCTAAGAATATAAACTAATATACCTACtcgaaaagtaaaaataattataaatataaaaaataaatataaatagaaataattttgttgaGTGCGCACCTAACGAATAAATGTCTTTTCTGCCTGTGCCTGTAGCAAGTTTTCCTAGTTAATCGTTAATCCCATTAAAGAGATGGCTACAGAACAGTACCAAAATTGTAGAAAGTGACTCACATTTTCAATGTAGATATTCGCGGGCTTGAAGGGAAAGGAAATCGATGGATCAAGGACATgcggtttttattaaaaaattaatcagGATTTTAGAACGAATTGATtgctataaaaattattttcttattttatagatGCCTTAGATGAAGAAAACTAGCCCCtgttgaatatattttttgggaAAAGCCCTTTATCCATTCAAATTAATAAACTTGAAATGACTGGTTCAGGGATTAAATTTAATTCCTATTGTTAAATCAGAGTTTGAGATTATCTGTAATAGTCGACTTACGATACATTAAGTACTTTTTTGTGAAGTTTAGAGCTCCTATAAGCTGACAAGTTAGAGTTTTACCTAAAAATGACCTTTTATGTATTCATCAGAAAGGAGCATCTAGCAAGCATCTAGGTAGTGATGATGTGATCTAGGTAGTGATGATGTGAACTAGCCAGAACTCTAAAAATGAGATTGATCAAatgcttaatattcccaatactgacatacggatgtgaatcttggactctacgacaagcggaaagaagaaagatagacgctACTGAAATGTTCTCTTGAAGACGAATGTTATGAATTCCGCGGACCGACCACAAGACAtcttatgagagcagacacagaaaacattgAAAGACTTATTACCCAAGGAAAGGAAGTAGGCCGAAGATGACGAGGAAGATTCCCAACAAGATGGATTGATCAAATTACAGGCGACAGAGATCTTGAGAGACGGACAAACATGACATAACGACGACACACGAAACTccccctgggggggggggggtcggGATTTAATAAAGACGAGCATCTTCAATTTAGACATCTACAGGTTAATTATTAAGGAGGTCCGaaatttattcatttttatattttttggaccCGAACTGATGTGATTGGTGTTGTAAGTAGTCTTTAGGAAGTCCAAATCTATTAAAATCCTGGAGCAAGAAATTTTTCTATATATCTCTGTCTGAGCACAATTATTAGTCAGAAAAGAACTTATAATCTCATAGGAGGCGGGCTTTTATATGGCTGCTTAGTGTGCAAGGGCTCTAAATATCACCCTATTGCCCTTATGTAATAATAAAGACCCTACGAGTTTTTGTATTtgattttgtacattttttcattatgtGCAACTACAATTAAGGTATACACtttcattaattatttattaaaaacaccACATTACTTACCTCCGCGTCTTTAAGTCTTGAAAAATCggcataaacaaaatatttcattCCCTCCGCAGCGCCCGGTAGAGTTGAAGCTCTTATTAACAGAACTATCATTACAATATAGGGAAAAATTGCCAAGAAGTAGGATGCTTTACCAGAGCTTCTTACACCTTTTATCGACACCAAAAATGTAGCAAACCATGACACTAGTAGAAAGAGAGTTAGTTTCCAATCTGGAGCACCAAGTCCATCACTGATGttgtctttttcttttaaaacttctCTTCTAAAATTATTTAAAGCAATTTTTTGGTATAATATATTCATACACATTTAGGAATCTATGATTTTTTTTCCACATTTACTTTTTCcacatttttatgaaaaaatgttAATTAATTAAAAGTGT containing:
- the LOC140436336 gene encoding sodium-dependent nutrient amino acid transporter 1-like is translated as MDENKKEHAFDNPVFVSSPDDAGHKSNGKIQVVEENDNSPQRSQWGNDIEFLMSCVAMSVGLGNVWRFPFIASSNGGGAFLIPYLIVLTLVGRPMYYMEMVLGQFCSRGPGKMYSKMSPVLKGIGIGQVFGATCIASYYCILMAITLLYLVNSFTNNFPWATCWESWEEYLNGRNFTCVDKNSVNFSSNNTISSAEMFFRREVLKEKDNISDGLGAPDWKLTLFLLVSWFATFLVSIKGVRSSGKASYFLAIFPYIVMIVLLIRASTLPGAAEGMKYFVYADFSRLKDAEVWYAAVTQCFFSLNVGFGNIVTLASYNKFSHNINRDAFIITTLDTFTSLLSGVTIFGILGNLAYEMKIPPSEVIAAGGGTALAFISYPDALSKFTFAPWLFAITFFVMLFVLGLGSLQGLHGNLNGLIKEYLPYTPDWKIAGCSSIILFLVGLIYVTQGGQYALDLVDFFGGTFVIFVCAICEVFVIAYIYGVDRLCLDIEFMSKRKVGIYWRLTWGLLMPLLLILIFLYFIWTLKPITYGIDSLRLPLGLEIFGWSILAVTVIQLMGWFFYYLYANRKYPGIQKLTETFSFKTWGPEGRQRTEEWKKFLEEKNATQQGKRSVIPTKIKAIFIDPYKS